A part of Fusarium oxysporum Fo47 chromosome III, complete sequence genomic DNA contains:
- a CDS encoding Low temperature viability protein: MPRKWIDKKSAQHFTLVHRPQNDPLIHDENAPAMVLNPTQTKKGSSKSKDLDDLASELGYEAEDVRANEGEAASYGVYFDDSEYDYMQHLRDLNTGGGEVVFVESTATANKGKGKQKQSLEDALKKLDIEQNAGDILDDEILPSKNLTRVTYEAQQDIPDSIKGFQPDMDPRLREVLEALEDDAYVDDGDDDIFKELAKDGRELEDYEFDGADFDEDDGWESDATAKPNKEYKDDNIPQLVPTEQPEEGPSQDWLEDFKQFKKEQKGGKVPVAPSQSEMQSNWTTTTHGGRRKKRKGALTDNSSYSMTSSSLVRTEQMTLLDARFDKIEERYNEDMEDDMQSMSAVSTMSTVQGPVRGDFDNIMDDFLGNFTKPGKRTSKKTKAQTGLEQLEEIRKGLGPARIRGRIK; encoded by the exons ATGCCTCGAAAGTGGAT CGACAAAAAGTCTGCTCAGCACTTTACCCTGGTGCACCGACCGCAAAATGACCCTCTCATCCACGACGAGAATGCACCTGCAATGGTGCTCAACCCTACCCAGACCAAGAAGGGATCATCCAAATCGAAGGATCTCGATGATCTGGCTTCTGAACTAGGTTATGAGGCCGAAGATGTCCGCGCGAACGAGGGCGAGGCAGCTAGTTATGGTGTTTACTTTGATGATTCTGAATACGATTACATGCAACATCTGCGTGATCTCAACACTGGTGGCGGAGAGGTTGTTTTTGTGGAGTCGACGGCTACTGCAAacaagggcaaaggaaagCAGAAACAGTCACTTGAGGATgcactcaagaagctggacaTTGAGCAGAACGCAGGCGATATTCTCGATGACGAAATTCTTCCATCCAAGAATCTTACAAGGGTGACCTACGAGGCCCAACAGGATATTCCTGATTCTATCAAGGGATTTCAACCCGATATGGATCCTCGTCTTCGAGAAGTCCTTGAGGCCTTGGAAGACGACGCATatgttgacgatggtgaCGACGATATTTTCAAGGAGCTTGCCAAGGACGGTCGCGAACTGGAAGATTATGAGTTTGACGGCGCAGAttttgacgaggatgacgGCTGGGAATCAGATGCTACAGCCAAGCCAAACAAAGAGTACAAAGATGACAACATCCCTCAACTCGTACCGACAGAGCAACCCGAGGAGGGGCCCTCTCAAGATTGGCTTGAGGATTTCAAGCAATTCAAGAAGGAGCAAAAGGGCGGCAAGGTCCCCGTTGCTCCATCACAGTCTGAAATGCAATCTAATTGGACGACAACTACTCACGGCGGCCGAcgcaagaagagaaagggaGCCCTGACGGATAACTCGAGCTATTCCATGACCTCTTCATCTTTAGTACGAACTGAACAGATGACTCTCTTGGACGCGAGGTTTGACAAAATTGAGGAGCGATACAACGAGGATATGGAGGACGACATGCAGTCGATGTCTGCCGTTTCAACCATGTCTACTGTTCAAGGGCCCGTTCGTGGTGATTTTGATAACATCATGGATGATTTTCTCGGAAACTTCACAAAACCTGGAAAGAGGACATCCAAGAAGACTAAGGCTCAAACAGGCCTCGAGCAACTGGAAGAGATTCGAAAAGGGTTGGGGCCTGCTCGAATCCGCGGCAGGATAAAATAA
- a CDS encoding SAC3/GANP/Nin1/mts3/eIF-3 p25 family-domain-containing protein: protein MSATLVASSNQMFSTFGQPTRSPSPAFNPFATNSENQGSAFGIDSAGDSSKTKRTKRSSAFGDQSDNESKRKANNRFKNKDATLSDGGGRNKNRKSDEKKNNTDPKKNPFNTATFSRKQAGQNTRGNGSTPFVATRNESRPTSSSSANSDDEPIPDTYHSDDPQAKRVYEQLRKDGIHPPQWPSQPGNPKNKAEVTKFREKYETYRNKARASLTKAGLIDDPDKRKTLQDAIDFKGICEDMCPEYEKITRINEMDVHQPEKNPKTTYANTRRMVKKLARSAAGQEAPLPMDVRSVPALKRTLDYLIDDLLRDDGNLPVLHGFLWDRTRAIRRDFTFFSSLTPDEMKIQVYVLENIARFHVTALHLLTRDGKTPEDFVEQQELEQLGKALLSLRDAYDDCNDQGIRCENEPEFRAYYLIFHAYDSNIIETLQRQWKPALWKDSNEVRTAVLLVEALQNTQDFHGPLKDAPSLAASAAYQSYFRIVEDPKVSYTMACFAECHFPRLRRAILAAINRGLARPRETSKDVTAAVLNKFLRFDTIEQAIEFAELHNIEFSQCDEDPSDASRQYAKLDSRGSLPHLRLQHQFSYSLVEKKRGSKSLPELIHQTTYQSANPPKAAVNGSSQESLFVPETKPTTDKPTIPTGPKATTSNPFSSFGKPSESGGDNKPINGNSGTTINGTASISASGLQQTPPQKTPFASGLASTAKRPAVNPFAPTTSAFTPSSVGNVSHLPAPTPEQLPGSGNRPILNPFASSFKPPTTSGEQAQSSPFSQFSASSEKDTATGTTFSSLPATPAAASTENTSSKGIAADKPQLHAPTISSAQPAKQPSINILPPTPQLSSSPFTTVTQPQKPSTSSDSSATSQATIPSTPFNLGKTPTLTGEQSKPATGIFDTQPPTTSTPQFSFPSIGTSSLSHPASNGDGFQLSTTPATTQITKEPIPSPEPPSPPRDLLGDFTRWFVTGDGGLMDEFQAFMLDNILQGVYRKYVKDEEARRQKEEEDQALAEAQKFRVYSLSVRYFYRWKEIARDRRLSQLRRSGREQMRAYYQAQRVAQAKAQREAARQAAREQAEIAELNRPEELKDLLKHKKPSKRRQAAEEDALLASGVLSGINNEEEAVARIVRRVPSATSSISSKQSSSSLARSGSKTRALRQQFGDQSATFRRSLPPLVSRNTESPEPSNRVSRVSERWRLKAMGIVQMPDGTAVPERLANEMQYGKKQSTGSMGPPSSGFNRRASISGLGHSEERHRLSGSHGTVDTTESDSSAKNKRKRATDDDGEPAQDDLAKISSHKRVMSDAQTLIDELRAMREEMEEGATWFKDQNDRMQSELISRGSTPWDQDI from the exons ATGAGTGCGACGCTTGTTGCATCATCAAATCAGATGTTTTCGACCTTCGGCCAGCCAACGCGGAGTCCGTCTCCAGCGTTCAATCCTTTTGCGACGAACTCTGAGAACCAAGGCAGCGCATTCGGAATTGATAGTGCAGGCGACTCGTCAAAGACGAAGCGAACCAAGCGATCATCAGCATTTGGCGACCAGAGCGACAATGAATCAAAGCGCAAGGCGAACAACCGGTTCAAAAACAAGGATGCTACTCTGAGTGACGGAGGCGGCAGGAACAAGAACCGGAAAAGTGAcgaaaaaaagaataatacTGATCCGAAGAAAAACCCATTCAATACTGCCACCTTCTCCAGGAAGCAAGCAGGACAAAACACGCGGGGCAATGGATCAACTCCTTTTGTGGCGACGCGTAACGAGTCGCGaccaacttcatcatcaagcgcCAACTCCGACGATGAGCCTATCCCCGATACCTATCATTCCGACGATCCGCAAGCGAAAAGGGTGTACGAGCAACTGCGTAAAGATGGCATTCACCCTCCTCAGTGGCCTTCTCAACCTGGGAATCCCAAGAATAAAGCTGAAGTGACAAAGTTCCGCGAGAAATACGAAACCTACCGCAATAAGGCGCGCGCATCTCTGACGAAGGCCGGACTCATCGATGACCCAGATAAGCGCAAAACTCTCCAGGATGCTATCGATTTCAAAGGCATCTGTGAGGATATGTGCCCTGAGTACGAGAAGATCACGCGAATTAATGAAATGGACGTTCATCAGCCCGAAAAGAATCCCAAGACTACATACGCGAATACTCGTCgcatggtcaagaagctcgctCGCTCCGCCGCTGGTCAAGAAGCGCCATTGCCCATGGACGTTCGATCCGTGCCGGCCCTCAAAAGGACATTGGACTATTTGATTGACGACCTGTTACGTGACGACGGCAACCTACCAGTCTTGCATGGGTTTTTATGGGACAGAACACGCGCAATCCGCAGAGATTTCACCTTCTTTTCGTCACTCACTCCCGACGAAATGAAGATCCAGGTCTATGTTTTGGAGAACATCGCGCGATTTCATGTTACGGCACTTCATCTTCTCACTCGAGACGGCAAAACACCCGAGGACTTCGTGGAACAGCAGGAATTGGAACAGCTTGGGAAAGCCCTCTTGTCCCTCCGCGACGCTTACGATGATTGTAATGATCAGGGCATAAGATGTGAGAATGAGCCTGAATTCCGGGCATACTACCTTATCTTCCATGCCTACGATTCGAACATCATAGAAACGTTGCAGCGTCAATGGAAACCTGCCCTCTGGAAGGACTCCAATGAGGTCCGTACGGCCGTCCTACTCGTTGAGGCTCTGCAAAATACCCAAGACTTTCACGGGCCTCTGAAGGATGCGCCGTCATTAGCCGCATCAGCTGCATATCAATCATATTTCAGAATAGTTGAGGATCCTAAAGTTTCCTACACAATGGCTTGCTTCGCAGAATGCCACTTTCCCAGGCTTCGTCGCGCTATCTTGGCCGCCATCAATAGAGGTCTCGCTCGGCCTAGGGAGACGTCCAAGGACGTTACTGCCGCTGTTTTGAACAAGTTTCTTCGCTTCGATACCATCGAGCAAGCTATTGAATTTGCGGAGCTTCACAATATCGAATTTAGCCAATGCGATGAGGACCCCTCCGATGCCAGTCGCCAATACGCGAAACTGGACAGTCGTGGTTCTTTACCTCACCTTCGTCTTCAACACCAATTCTCTTACTCTCTTGTCGAAAAGAAGCGTGGCTCAAAATCCCTACCAGAACTGATACATCAAACAACCTATCAAAGCGCAAATCCTCCTAAGGCTGCAGTTAACGGTTCATCTCAAGAAAGCCTTTTTGTTCCAGAAACAAAACCTACTACCGACAAACCAACAATCCCCACTGGACCCAAAGCTACAACGTCAAACCCATTTTCATCATTTGGCAAGCCTAGTGAATCTGGAGGGGACAACAAGCCCATCAATGGCAACTCAG GGACTACAATCAACGGAACCGCCTCGATTAGTGCTTCTGGTTTGCAACAAACACCACCTCAGAAAACCCCATTCGCATCTGGCTTGGCTTCGACAGCTAAGCGGCCTGCTGTCAACCCCTTCGCACCCACAACATCTGCATTTACGCCATCCTCCGTTGGCAATGTTTCTCATCTGCCGGCACCTACCCCTGAGCAGCTGCCTGGATCTGGAAACAGGCCAATACTGAACCCGTTTGCCTCTTCTTTCAAGCCACCAACCACTTCGGGTGAGCAGGCACAGAGCAGTCCATTCAGCCAGTTTTCTGCCTCCAGTGAGAAAGATACGGCAACAGGAACGACCTTCTCCTCTCTACCAGCCACTCCGGCAGCTGCCTCAACAGAGAACACTTCTAGCAAAGGGATAGCAGCAGACAAGCCACAGCTCCATGCTCCCACCATCTCCTCAGCACAACCCGCGAAGCAACCTAGCATCAACATATTGCCACCAACGCCTCAACTGTCCTCAAGTCCCTTTACTACCGTAACACAACCTCAAAAACCATCTACATCAAGCGACAGCAGTGCCACATCGCAAGCGACGATACCTTCAACACCTTTCAACCTAGGCAAAACACCTACGTTAACTGGAGAACAAAGCAAGCCAGCGACGGGCATTTTCGACACACAACCCCCGACCACATCAACACCTCAATTCTCGTTCCCGTCGATTGGAACTTCATCTTTGTCCCATCCTGCATCAAACGGTGATGGTTTCCAACTCTCAACAACCCCAGCAACTACCCAAATAACAAAGGAACCCATCCCCTCTCCTGAACCACCATCGCCACCTCGTGACCTCTTGGGTGACTTTACCAGATGGTTCGTAACTGGCGATGGCGGACTCATGGACGAATTCCAAGCATTTATGTTGGATAATATACTACAAGGCGTGTATCGAAAATACgtcaaggatgaagaagccagGAGACaaaaggaggaagaagaccaagCACTCGCAGAAGCACAAAAGTTTCGCGTCTACAGTTTATCAGTTAGATACTTCTACCGCTGGAAAGAGATTGCGCGTGATCGTCGCTTGAGCCAGCTTCGTCGTAGCGGCCGAGAGCAGATGAGAGCTTACTATCAAGCACAGCGTGTAGCGCAAGCTAAGGCTCAGAGAGAAGCTGCTCGCCAAGCTGCGCGAGAGCAGGCTGAAATCGCCGAGCTGAATCGACCAGAGGAGCTGAAGGATTTACTTAAACACAAGAAGCCAAGTAAGCGCCGTcaagcagcagaagaggaCGCACTGCTTGCTTCCGGTGTTCTATCTGGAATCAACAACGAGGAGGAAGCTGTGGCCAGGATTGTGCGTAGGGTGCCATCCGCCACCAGCTCCATCTCCAGCAAACAATCGAGCTCATCTCTCGCAAGAAGTGGCTCCAAGACTAGAGCTCTTCGGCAACAGTTTGGTGATCAATCGGCCACTTTCAGACGCTCGCTGCCTCCTCTTGTTTCTCGAAATACCGAAAGTCCAGAGCCCAGTAATCGTGTCAGCAGAGTATCCGAACGCTGGCGGCTCAAGGCTATGGGGATTGTGCAGATGCCTGATGGAACTGCTGTTCCGGAAAGGCTGGCGAACGAGATGCAGTATGGAAAGAAACAGTCAACAGGCAGTATGGGTCCGCCTAGTAGTGGCTTCAATCGCCGGGCTTCTATAAGTGGCCTTGGTCATTCTGAGGAACGCCATCGATTATCTGGGTCGCACGGCACCGTCGACACCACCGAATCTGATAGTTCTgcgaagaacaagagaaaGCGGGCCACCGACGATGACGGTGAGCCAGCTCAGGATGACCTGGCCAAAATCAGCTCGCATAAACGAGTAATGAGCGATGCGCAAACCCTGATCGACGAACTGCGTGCTATGAGggaggagatggaagagggagCCACTTGGTTCAAAGACCAGAATGATAGAATGCAGAGTGAACTGATCAGCAGAGGCTCGACACCCTGGGATCAAGATATATGA
- a CDS encoding glycosyl hydrolase: protein MLQCQRPRKFLSSEDMPVMPVSSSLWGRIIFFILSVSLFDTASALPANTSSPVVRPFVLPPPKQHLSRRHKGRDKSFSPRLDVNFPDPCLVQDQDDHWVSFATSGGGYHIQVAVADDLFGEWTHLQQDALPGDGWTSGRNYWAPDVRKLEDDSYIMYFSGELPEGGHCIGVARSHNSTGPYTMDPKPFACPRDEGGAIDPAGFFDESTNKRYVVYKVDGNALNNGSGTPIRLQEVSTKDGSTPIGKPVDILDRIASEDGPLVEAPSLVRTEQGKYLLFFSSHMYTGDAYDVKWAMSDRVEGPYTRGSSPFLKTPALGLKGPGGGTSSENGQFMVFHAWCGKGKRCMYAIGYGLDYE, encoded by the coding sequence ATGCTGCAGTGCCAGCGTCCCAGAAAGTTTTTGAGTTCAGAGGACATGCCCGTCATGCCCGTTTCATCGAGCCTCTGGGGGCGaatcatcttcttcattctctcCGTCTCTCTCTTCGACACTGCATCAGCCCTACCAGCAAACACATCGTCTCCTGTTGTTCGACCTTTCGTATTGCCACCACCAAAGCAGCACTTGAGTCGAAGACATAAAGGTCGCGACAAGTCTTTCTCCCCACGACTAGATGTCAACTTCCCCGACCCATGCCTTGTTCAAGACCAAGACGACCACTGGGTGTCTTTTGCAACAAGTGGTGGTGGCTACCACATCCAGGTCGCTGTGGCAGATGATCTCTTTGGCGAGTGGACTCATCTCCAGCAAGATGCCCTCCCGGGAGATGGATGGACGAGTGGCAGAAATTATTGGGCCCCTGACGTGCGGAAGCTGGAGGATGACTCGTATATAATGTACTTTTCTGGAGAACTTCCTGAAGGTGGACATTGTATCGGAGTTGCACGATCCCACAACAGCACCGGTCCATATACGATGGATCCCAAACCATTCGCCTGCCCACGTGACGAAGGCGGCGCGATCGACCCGGCGGGTTTCTTTGACGAGTCCACAAACAAAAGATATGTCGTCTATAAAGTCGACGGCAACGCTCTCAACAACGGCTCGGGAACTCCCATCCGACTCCAAGAGGTCTCGACAAAGGACGGCTCCACACCGATCGGCAAACCTGTGGACATCCTGGACCGGATCGCCTCCGAGGATGGGCCCCTGGTTGAGGCTCCGAGTCTGGTACGAACAGAGCAGGGCAAGTATCTGCTCTTCTTCAGTAGCCACATGTACACAGGCGATGCCTATGATGTCAAATGGGCTATGAGTGACCGGGTCGAGGGCCCTTACACCCGGGGATCATCTCCATTTCTCAAGACACCAGCTCTAGGCCTGAAAGGTCCTGGTGGAGGCACAAGTTCGGAAAACGGACAGTTCATGGTGTTTCATGCGTGGTGCGGGAAGGGGAAGAGATGCATGTATGCCATTGGATATGGACTTGATTACGAGTAG
- a CDS encoding pseudouridine synthase, translated as MSKDVAVVKKTTTEEEEYTIKPQATTPSLDTSQWPLLLKNYDKLLVRTGHFTPIPNGCSPLKRDLKQYISSGVINLDKPSNPSSHEVVAWVKRILRCEKTGHSGTLDPKVTGCLIVCIDRATRLVKSQQGAGKEYVAVIRLHDKLPGGQAQFARALETLTGALFQRPPLISAVKRQLRIRTIHESKLIEFDNDRHLGVFWVSCEAGTYIRTLCVHLGLLLGVGGHMQELRRVRSGAMDESKGLVTLHDVLDAQWQMDNTRDESYLRKVISPLETLLTSYKRLVVKDSAVNAVCYGAKLMLPGLLRYESAIEHHEEVVLMTTKGEAIALGIAQMSTVEMSTCDHGVVAKVKRCIMERDLYPRRWGLGPVALEKKKLKADGKLDKYGRPNDATPAKWSSEYKDFSTSDASAAAAAAAPAKASEAEDTPMEEAATPSSPAADDSKDKKRKKHDGETAEEKAERKRRKAEKKAAKAAKKAAKGEAMDSDSD; from the exons ATGTCCAAGGACGTCGCGGTCGTCAAGAAGACGACaacagaggaggaggagtacACCATCAAGCCCCAGGCGACCACTCCTTCTCTCGACACCAGCCAGTGGCCTCTGCTGCTCAAGAACTACGACAAGC TTCTTGTCCGAACAGGCCACTTCACTCCCATTCCCAATGGCTGCTCTCCTCTGAAGCGCGATCTTAAGCAATACATCAGCTCTGGtgtcatcaacctcgacaagcCCTCTAACCCTTCTTCTCACGAGGTCGTCGCTTGGGTCAAGCGCATTCTACG ATGCGAAAAGACTGGACACAGTGGTACCCTCGATCCCAAGGTCACTGGTTGCTTGATCGTTTGCATTGACCGTGCCACTCGTCTCGTCAAGTCCCAGCAGGGTGCCGGAAAGGAGTATGTGGCTGTCATCCGCCTTCACGACAAGCTGCCCGGCGGCCAGGCCCAGTTCGCCCGCGCTCTCGAGACCCTTACCGGTGCGCTCTTCCAGCGCCCCCCTCTGATCTCTGCCGTCAAGCGTCAGCTCCGTATCCGAACCATTCACGAGAGCAAGCTCATCGAGTTCGACAACGACCGACACCTCGGTGTCTTCTGGGTCAGCTGCGAGGCTGGTACTTATATTCGAACCCTCTGTGTTCACTTGGGTCTCCTTCTCGGTGTCGGTGGCCACATGCAGGAGCTTCGACGTGTCCGCAGTGGTGCCATGGACGAGTCCAAGGGCCTGGTCACTCTCCACGATGTTCTCGACGCCCAGTGGCAAATGGACAACACCCGCGACGAGTCTTACCTTCGCAAGGTTATCTCTCCTCTTGAGACTCTCCTGACTTCTTACAAGCGACTTGTCGTCAAGGACAGTGCTGTCAACGCTGTCTGCTATGGTGCCAAGCTCATGCTTCCCGGTCTTCTTCGATACG AGTCTGCCATTGAGCATCATGAGGAAGTCGTTCTTATGACCACCAAGGGTGAAGCCATTGCTCTAGGTATCGCTCAGATGTCCACTGTCGAGATGTCCACCTGCGATCACGGCGTCGTTGCCAAGGTCAAGCGCTGCATCATGGAGCGCGACCTCTACCCCCGCCGCTGGGGTCTTGGCCCTGttgctcttgagaagaagaagctcaaggctgacGGCAAACTCGACAAGTACGGCCGCCCTAACGATGCCACTCCTGCCAAGTGGAGCTCCGAATACAAGGATTTCAGCACCAGCGATGCCTCTGCCGCCGCCGCTGCCGCCGCTCCTGCCAAGGCCTCCGAGGCTGAGGATACTCCTATGGAGGAGGCTGCCACTCCCTCTTCACCTGCTGCTGATGAcagcaaggacaagaagcgcaagaagcACGATGGCGAGACTGCTGAAGAGAAGGCTGAGCGCAAACGAAGAAAGGCGGAGAAAAAGGCGGCAAAGGCTGCTAAGAAGGCTGCCAAGGGCGAGGCTATGGACAGCGACAGCGACTAA